One genomic region from Salvia hispanica cultivar TCC Black 2014 chromosome 2, UniMelb_Shisp_WGS_1.0, whole genome shotgun sequence encodes:
- the LOC125207723 gene encoding heat stress transcription factor A-7a-like translates to MNSRFRVKEELESSDPAPPQPMEGLHEAGPPPFLTKTFDMVDDSSTANIVSWSRGGHSFVVWDPNAFASLLLPAYFKHNNFSSFVRQLNTYGFKKIDSEKWEFANDEFLRGQRHLLKNIRRKKAEAPVEQDGEADRLRRDKHVLTMEVVKLRQQQQSNRLYIQQMEQRLQGTEKKQQQMMRFLSKAMQNPDFMNQLVQQRDKRKDLDQDVSNKRSRLIEDNAGMGTSRSDKGLNKDVKVEFEMSELQALALQMQRLGKAKLASNGEGSDFEKLASYDRELDEGFWEDLFNQGFDEEEKRDEDG, encoded by the exons ATGAACTCAAGATTCCGAGTGAAGGAGGAGTTAGAGTCATCTGATCCAGCGCCTCCACAGCCGATGGAGGGGCTGCATGAAGCCGGGCCGCCGCCGTTTCTGACCAAGACCTTCGACATGGTTGACGACTCCTCCACCGCAAACATCGTTTCTTGGAGCAGAGGCGGCCACAGCTTTGTTGTTTGGGATCCTAACGCATTCGCATCTCTGCTCTTGCCTGCCTACTTCAAGCACAACAACTTCTCTAGCTTCGTCAGACAGCTCAACACATAT GGGTTCAAGAAGATCGATTCCGAGAAATGGGAGTTCGCAAATGATGAGTTTTTGAGGGGCCAAAGGCATCTCTTGAAGAACATTAGGAGGAAAAAGGCAGAGGCGCCGGTCGAGCAAGACGGCGAGGCTGACCGGCTGAGGCGAGACAAGCACGTGCTGACGATGGAGGTGGTGAAGCTGAGGCAGCAGCAGCAGAGCAACAGGTTGTACATTCAGCAGATGGAGCAGAGATTGCAAGGAACAGAGAAGAAGCAGCAGCAGATGATGAGATTCTTGTCCAAGGCTATGCAGAATCCTGATTTTATGAATCAGTTGGTGCAGCAGAGGGACAAGAGGAAGGATCTGGACCAGGACGTCTCCAACAAGCGGTCGAGGCTTATTGAGGATAATGCAGGGATGGGGACGAGTCGAAGTGACAAAGGGCTGAATAAAGATGTTAAGGTCGAATTTGAGATGTCCGAGCTCCAGGCGCTTGCCCTGCAAATGCAGCGTTTGGGGAAGGCGAAACTGGCGAGCAATGGCGAGGGTTCGGATTTCGAGAAGCTCGCGAGTTATGATAGGGAGCTGGACGAGGGATTTTGGGAGGATTTGTTTAATCAGGGATTTGATGAGGAGGAAAAGAGGGATGAAGATGGATGA